One genomic segment of Arthrobacter sp. zg-Y1110 includes these proteins:
- a CDS encoding PspA/IM30 family protein, protein MVKQSIFGRITQLAKANINAILDQAEDPQKMLDQMVRDYSNNIAEAESAVAQTIGNLRMLQDDYNEDIQNAQNWGNKALAASRKADEFRAAGNTADAEKFDNLAKVALQRQIASENEAKGAQPTIASQEEIVERLKTGLNQMKGKLDQLTSKRDELIARARNASAQTQMHEAMKSIDVMDSTSEVGRFEEKIRREEARVRGANELASSSLDSQFESLEDLGEQTEVEARLAALKSSGTTQSAIED, encoded by the coding sequence GTGGTTAAGCAGTCGATTTTCGGACGTATCACTCAATTGGCCAAGGCCAACATCAATGCCATCCTCGACCAGGCCGAGGATCCGCAGAAGATGCTCGACCAGATGGTGCGGGATTACAGCAACAACATCGCTGAGGCCGAGAGCGCCGTCGCGCAGACCATCGGGAACCTTCGGATGCTCCAGGACGACTACAACGAGGACATCCAGAACGCCCAGAACTGGGGCAACAAGGCGCTGGCGGCTTCCCGCAAGGCCGATGAGTTCCGCGCGGCCGGGAACACCGCCGACGCCGAGAAGTTCGACAACCTTGCCAAGGTGGCCCTTCAGCGCCAGATCGCCTCTGAAAACGAAGCCAAGGGCGCACAGCCGACCATTGCTTCCCAGGAAGAGATCGTTGAACGCCTCAAGACCGGCCTGAACCAGATGAAGGGCAAGCTGGACCAGCTCACCAGCAAGCGCGACGAACTGATTGCCCGCGCCCGCAACGCCTCCGCGCAGACGCAGATGCATGAGGCCATGAAGAGCATCGACGTCATGGACTCGACCTCTGAGGTGGGCCGTTTCGAGGAGAAGATCCGCCGCGAAGAAGCCCGCGTCCGCGGCGCCAACGAGCTGGCTTCCTCCAGCCTTGATTCGCAGTTCGAGTCACTTGAGGATCTCGGCGAGCAGACCGAGGTCGAAGCCCGTCTGGCGGCCCTGAAGTCTTCCGGCACAACGCAGTCCGCCATCGAGGACTAG
- a CDS encoding class I SAM-dependent methyltransferase — translation MPELHIGNAFDDGAADFERLAPSLWNPMGNALVAAADITLGDRVLDAGCGTGATTIPAAQFAGPDGVVDGVDLSAEMLALTQAKADTLSLNNVHLAQADLTSWQAEAPYDAVVCAYSLFFLPEMDAGAAHLVSLLRSGGRFALSTWAEGSWEPFRELLWKACLQERPDLEALPQSGAENAQRLQTPEQLTSWLESLGLAEITVVPTPGQVQLSPSLAWSLVLGGGYRMLLPEDPAAVDRVRTAFLAELGDDFALNTDTLIATAVRP, via the coding sequence ATGCCTGAACTCCACATCGGCAACGCGTTCGACGACGGCGCCGCCGACTTCGAGCGGCTCGCGCCGTCGCTCTGGAATCCCATGGGAAATGCGCTCGTGGCCGCGGCGGACATCACGCTCGGCGACCGGGTCCTGGACGCAGGCTGCGGCACCGGTGCCACCACCATCCCGGCCGCGCAGTTCGCCGGTCCCGACGGCGTCGTCGACGGGGTGGACCTCAGCGCAGAGATGCTTGCCCTGACCCAGGCCAAGGCAGACACCCTCTCGCTCAACAATGTCCACCTTGCACAGGCCGACCTCACCTCGTGGCAGGCCGAGGCACCCTATGACGCGGTGGTCTGCGCCTACTCCCTGTTCTTCCTTCCGGAAATGGATGCCGGCGCCGCCCACCTCGTGTCGCTGCTTCGCAGCGGCGGGCGCTTCGCCCTCAGCACATGGGCCGAAGGATCCTGGGAGCCGTTCAGGGAACTGCTGTGGAAAGCCTGCCTGCAGGAACGGCCCGACCTTGAGGCCCTCCCCCAGTCGGGAGCCGAAAACGCCCAGCGGCTTCAGACGCCGGAGCAGCTCACCTCTTGGCTCGAATCCCTCGGCCTGGCCGAAATCACCGTGGTCCCCACGCCCGGACAGGTCCAGCTCAGCCCGTCCCTCGCCTGGTCGCTGGTGCTCGGCGGCGGCTACCGGATGCTGCTGCCCGAAGACCCGGCAGCCGTGGACCGGGTCCGGACCGCGTTCCTGGCCGAACTCGGCGACGACTTTGCACTGAATACCGACACCCTGATCGCCACGGCCGTCCGCCCGTAA
- a CDS encoding YgcG family protein, with translation MAAVLGLSAVTVLVPAAAFAGPADPVQAAAGSVVQVPAESPVRIPPGEFVVDPANVLGSDASEVEEAISEVQRNSGYTLYVVYVDSFTSPADPAAWSEQVVEGKGMGAKEALLSIATEDRKIQVSTGDQSVLNQERRNAILAAATDPLLGSQDISSAQWANSAVNAAESLEDIARGGDGEVAAAEESGGADVAPLLVGGVVVAGGLGTALLIRSRRRKSAAAAPVQQQGPAAPVDPLDTMSVPDLRKRAGSLLVAADDAIKSSEQELGFAMAAYGEDAVTTFSEDLTAARAHMGESFKLQQQLDDHIPDTEQQQRTWLKEIIRRCEAVNESLQAHKEEFDSLRELEKNAPAALAAAQAAADQAASRLSTSAATLDSLRSRYAASAVSQISDNIDQAHERLAFVSNAAATANEKLAEGDTSSAVVSVRAAEESVHQADVLLDAIDKRSQELDAARQELQRAVADANQDLAQAGAIAAGGSTPGLAGPAAGVRAALDAVNQATQAGPIDPVDLLRRLETANSQLDAALEGIRDRQEQERRARDSLQHAMMAAQAQISGTSDYIRARRGGVGSEARTRLAEAERNLQQAVAMQSSDPVSALAYAQQANALAAQAAEMAQQDVDGFGGGFGGGGFGGGMGGGGGNGLGGAILGGILIDSILRGGSHGGGWGGGGFGGFGGGGGGFGGGGGFGGGGGFGSSGGNF, from the coding sequence TTGGCGGCCGTACTAGGCCTGAGCGCAGTTACGGTCCTGGTCCCCGCCGCTGCTTTTGCCGGGCCCGCGGATCCCGTCCAGGCGGCCGCCGGTTCGGTGGTCCAGGTGCCGGCGGAATCCCCCGTACGGATACCGCCGGGCGAATTCGTCGTGGACCCCGCGAATGTGCTGGGCAGTGATGCTTCCGAGGTGGAGGAAGCAATTTCGGAAGTGCAGCGGAACAGCGGGTACACCCTCTACGTGGTTTACGTGGATTCCTTCACCAGTCCCGCAGACCCGGCCGCCTGGTCGGAGCAGGTGGTGGAGGGCAAGGGCATGGGCGCTAAGGAAGCACTCCTGAGCATCGCCACCGAGGACCGCAAGATACAGGTCTCCACCGGGGACCAGAGCGTCCTGAACCAGGAGCGGCGCAACGCCATTCTCGCTGCTGCAACCGACCCCCTGCTGGGCTCGCAGGACATTTCCTCCGCCCAGTGGGCCAACAGCGCAGTGAACGCTGCGGAGTCCCTGGAAGACATTGCCCGCGGCGGAGACGGAGAGGTTGCCGCCGCGGAGGAATCCGGCGGAGCCGACGTGGCTCCCCTGCTGGTTGGCGGCGTAGTCGTCGCCGGTGGACTGGGGACCGCCCTGCTGATCCGCAGCCGCCGCCGCAAGTCCGCCGCCGCTGCGCCCGTACAGCAGCAGGGCCCCGCCGCCCCGGTGGATCCGCTGGACACCATGAGCGTGCCGGACCTGCGCAAGCGCGCCGGCAGCCTGCTCGTGGCGGCCGACGACGCGATCAAGTCCAGCGAGCAGGAACTTGGATTTGCCATGGCCGCCTACGGCGAGGATGCCGTCACAACCTTCTCCGAGGACCTGACGGCAGCACGCGCGCACATGGGCGAGTCCTTCAAGCTGCAGCAGCAGCTTGATGACCACATACCCGACACCGAGCAGCAGCAACGGACCTGGCTGAAGGAAATCATCCGCCGGTGCGAGGCAGTGAACGAGTCGCTGCAGGCACACAAGGAAGAGTTCGATTCCCTCCGGGAACTGGAGAAGAACGCCCCCGCCGCCCTGGCCGCGGCACAGGCAGCCGCTGACCAGGCCGCCTCGCGCCTGAGCACCTCGGCGGCGACACTCGATTCGCTGCGGTCCCGCTACGCCGCATCCGCCGTCAGCCAGATCAGCGACAACATCGACCAGGCCCATGAACGCCTGGCGTTCGTGTCCAATGCCGCCGCGACGGCGAATGAAAAGCTGGCCGAAGGGGATACTTCTTCGGCAGTGGTTTCCGTCCGGGCGGCCGAAGAGTCCGTCCACCAGGCCGACGTCCTGCTGGATGCGATCGACAAGCGGAGCCAGGAACTCGACGCCGCACGCCAGGAGCTCCAGCGCGCGGTGGCCGATGCCAACCAGGACCTGGCACAGGCCGGCGCTATTGCCGCCGGCGGAAGCACTCCCGGTCTTGCCGGTCCGGCAGCCGGGGTCCGTGCCGCCCTCGATGCCGTGAACCAGGCCACGCAGGCCGGGCCCATTGACCCGGTGGACCTGCTGCGCCGGCTGGAAACGGCCAACAGCCAACTCGATGCCGCATTGGAAGGCATCCGGGACCGCCAGGAGCAGGAACGCCGGGCACGGGATTCCCTGCAGCACGCCATGATGGCCGCACAGGCGCAGATTTCCGGCACCTCGGACTACATCCGGGCACGCCGCGGAGGCGTCGGCAGCGAAGCCCGGACCCGGCTGGCCGAGGCTGAGCGCAATCTGCAGCAGGCCGTGGCAATGCAGTCCTCAGATCCGGTGAGCGCCCTCGCCTACGCCCAGCAGGCCAATGCCCTGGCTGCCCAGGCAGCGGAAATGGCGCAGCAGGACGTCGACGGTTTCGGCGGAGGTTTCGGCGGAGGCGGCTTCGGCGGCGGAATGGGCGGAGGCGGCGGCAACGGCCTGGGCGGCGCCATCCTCGGAGGTATCCTCATTGATTCCATCCTGCGCGGCGGCTCGCACGGCGGCGGATGGGGCGGCGGCGGGTTCGGCGGCTTCGGCGGAGGCGGCGGCGGGTTCGGCGGAGGCGGCGGGTTCGGCGGAGGCGGCGGGTTCGGCTCATCCGGCGGAAACTTCTAG
- a CDS encoding PIG-L deacetylase family protein → MFPTSAPARVLAFAAHPDDIDFGAAGTLARWAREGTEITYCIMTSGDAGGFDPTDRSGVTALRSGEQREAARQVGVQDIVFLGERDGYLEANHSVIARVVEQIRRVRPDVVLSMHPERNWDRLQASHPDHLACGEIVTRAVYPAAENPFAYPELAEQGLEAYKVPWLWFYGAPRERENTAVDVSSTVDVKLAAIRVHASQHPDIEGMDASVRRFLQDNARRHGLAEGVSAETFHAVGVNTPETIAGF, encoded by the coding sequence ATGTTCCCGACGTCGGCCCCTGCCCGGGTCCTGGCCTTCGCAGCTCATCCGGACGACATCGATTTCGGTGCCGCCGGCACCCTGGCCCGCTGGGCACGCGAGGGCACGGAAATCACCTACTGCATCATGACCTCCGGTGATGCCGGGGGCTTCGATCCTACGGACCGCTCCGGCGTTACTGCCCTGCGGAGCGGGGAACAGCGGGAAGCCGCCCGGCAGGTGGGAGTGCAGGACATAGTGTTTCTGGGGGAGCGGGACGGCTACTTGGAAGCCAACCACTCGGTGATCGCCCGCGTGGTGGAGCAGATCCGGCGCGTGCGTCCCGACGTCGTGCTGTCCATGCACCCCGAGCGGAACTGGGACCGCCTCCAGGCGAGCCACCCCGACCATCTGGCCTGCGGCGAAATAGTGACTCGGGCCGTGTACCCGGCCGCTGAGAATCCCTTCGCCTATCCGGAGCTCGCGGAACAGGGGCTGGAAGCGTACAAGGTGCCGTGGCTGTGGTTTTACGGTGCGCCGCGGGAGCGGGAGAACACTGCCGTGGACGTCAGTTCCACGGTAGACGTCAAGCTTGCCGCCATCCGGGTCCATGCGAGCCAGCATCCGGACATCGAGGGCATGGACGCCTCGGTCCGGCGGTTCCTGCAGGACAACGCCCGCCGGCACGGCCTGGCTGAGGGAGTCAGCGCGGAAACATTCCATGCCGTAGGCGTGAACACCCCGGAGACCATCGCCGGATTCTAG
- a CDS encoding electron transfer flavoprotein subunit alpha/FixB family protein, with the protein MASVLVFLDVPALPLPRAARELLTLAATVGEPAVAAAHRVDPAMLEALASHGAVKVYEPAGELDTVLVAAKAAFLADAAKSEQPAAILLGNSFEDREIAARAGIKLGSGVITDAVAVAPDLAVTKSVLAGSYTSTCRVRTGTPIITVKANSIEPAPADPSAAAPQRVEVPLSETGPAARVTGRSGKRVSGRPELAEARVIVAGGRGMDGNFGPVEELADLLGGAVGASRAATDAGWIEHSAQVGQTGKTVSPQLYISAGISGAIQQKAGMQTAKVIVAVNKDADAPVFEIADFGIVGDVFSVLPQAAEEIRKRRA; encoded by the coding sequence ATGGCGTCCGTCCTGGTTTTTCTCGATGTCCCAGCCCTTCCCCTGCCGCGGGCTGCCCGCGAACTGCTGACCCTTGCCGCCACGGTGGGGGAACCCGCGGTGGCTGCCGCCCACCGCGTGGATCCGGCCATGCTCGAAGCACTTGCCTCCCACGGCGCCGTGAAGGTTTACGAGCCGGCCGGGGAACTGGACACCGTCCTGGTGGCCGCGAAGGCCGCCTTCCTGGCGGATGCCGCCAAGAGCGAGCAGCCCGCCGCGATCCTGCTGGGCAACTCCTTCGAGGACCGCGAGATTGCCGCCCGCGCCGGAATCAAGCTCGGCTCCGGCGTCATCACTGACGCCGTTGCGGTGGCGCCGGACCTTGCCGTCACCAAGTCGGTGCTGGCCGGGTCCTACACCTCGACCTGCCGGGTACGCACCGGCACACCCATCATCACCGTGAAAGCCAACAGTATCGAGCCCGCACCGGCCGATCCGTCAGCCGCGGCTCCGCAGCGGGTCGAGGTTCCGCTCTCGGAAACCGGTCCTGCCGCACGGGTCACCGGCCGCTCCGGCAAGCGCGTGAGCGGACGTCCCGAACTGGCCGAGGCGCGGGTGATCGTTGCGGGCGGACGCGGCATGGACGGGAACTTCGGTCCCGTGGAGGAACTCGCGGACCTCCTCGGCGGAGCGGTGGGCGCTTCCCGTGCGGCCACGGACGCGGGCTGGATTGAACATTCCGCCCAGGTGGGACAGACCGGCAAGACCGTCTCCCCGCAGTTGTACATTTCCGCCGGCATTTCCGGCGCCATCCAGCAGAAGGCCGGTATGCAGACCGCCAAGGTGATCGTCGCGGTCAACAAGGACGCCGATGCACCGGTGTTCGAGATCGCGGACTTCGGCATTGTCGGCGATGTGTTCTCCGTGCTGCCCCAGGCCGCCGAAGAGATCCGGAAGCGCAGGGCCTGA
- a CDS encoding S1C family serine protease, with the protein MTEQHGGPEGPERPLPPRPPAPPSYSGTAAGESHSETQGDTPGNPQTEPLANAVPAQGQPGHGNGPAAYGSSAYGSTDSGSAFHAPAGTTPAPESRAKKFGTGTLVAGMLLAGLFGGGVAVGANTLMDDGNTAGQASQPQTVVVNDEDSVNSVTAAAVKASPSVVTIEVAASGSTGTGSGIILDEDGHILTNTHVVTLGGTAADPVVEVQTADGRVLTATIVGTDPLSDLAVIKVDAPDLTPAALGDSGNLNVGDTVIAIGAPLGLSGTVTDGIVSTLNRTISVQSSAAPEESESSDEPEDNGFGFRFAPPDGSSQDQSTAESSIFLNVVQTDAAINHGNSGGALVNTDGEVIGVNVAIASAASGAAGEDSGNIGVGFAVPITYAERVAEEIIDNGSATHGYLGVSVTPATASDSSSTFTVGAEVAEVVSGSPGEKAGLRKGDVVTSVNGIPVTDAQSLTAAIRMQPAGGKATIDFTRDGKTDSVDATLGDSAKQ; encoded by the coding sequence ATGACTGAGCAACACGGCGGTCCCGAGGGCCCCGAACGCCCGTTGCCGCCCCGGCCGCCGGCGCCGCCGTCGTATTCGGGGACCGCTGCGGGGGAATCTCACAGCGAAACACAGGGGGATACGCCGGGCAACCCGCAGACCGAACCCCTGGCGAATGCTGTCCCTGCGCAGGGACAGCCGGGCCACGGAAACGGCCCGGCCGCCTACGGGTCTTCCGCTTACGGGTCCACGGACTCGGGCAGCGCCTTCCACGCACCGGCGGGAACTACGCCGGCCCCTGAATCCCGGGCAAAGAAGTTCGGGACGGGAACACTGGTTGCGGGCATGCTGCTTGCAGGTCTGTTCGGCGGCGGCGTGGCCGTCGGGGCCAACACGCTCATGGATGACGGCAATACTGCCGGCCAGGCCAGCCAGCCGCAGACAGTCGTGGTGAATGACGAAGACAGCGTCAACTCGGTCACGGCGGCGGCAGTGAAGGCCTCACCGAGTGTGGTCACCATTGAAGTTGCCGCCTCCGGCAGCACGGGCACCGGTTCCGGGATCATCCTGGACGAGGACGGCCACATCCTGACCAACACCCACGTAGTCACCCTCGGAGGCACCGCCGCCGATCCCGTCGTCGAAGTCCAGACGGCGGACGGACGGGTCCTGACCGCGACCATCGTCGGGACGGACCCCCTGTCCGACCTCGCGGTCATCAAGGTGGACGCCCCGGACCTGACACCCGCTGCCCTGGGCGATTCCGGGAACCTGAATGTCGGGGACACCGTGATTGCCATCGGCGCCCCGCTCGGCCTGTCCGGGACAGTGACTGACGGCATCGTCTCCACCCTCAACCGCACCATCAGCGTCCAGTCCTCGGCCGCGCCGGAAGAGTCGGAAAGCTCAGACGAACCCGAAGACAACGGTTTCGGTTTCCGGTTCGCTCCGCCGGACGGATCCTCGCAGGACCAGAGCACCGCGGAGAGCTCGATCTTCCTCAACGTGGTGCAGACCGACGCCGCCATCAACCACGGCAACTCCGGCGGCGCGCTGGTCAACACCGACGGTGAAGTCATCGGCGTAAACGTCGCGATTGCCTCCGCCGCCTCCGGTGCCGCAGGCGAGGACAGCGGCAACATCGGTGTCGGGTTCGCCGTTCCCATCACCTACGCCGAGCGGGTAGCGGAAGAAATCATCGACAACGGGTCCGCGACCCACGGTTACCTTGGCGTCTCGGTGACGCCGGCAACCGCATCCGATTCGTCGTCGACGTTCACCGTGGGTGCCGAGGTCGCCGAAGTGGTATCCGGGTCGCCGGGCGAAAAAGCCGGCCTGCGCAAGGGCGATGTGGTCACGTCCGTCAACGGCATCCCGGTTACGGATGCCCAGTCGCTGACTGCAGCCATCCGGATGCAGCCCGCCGGCGGCAAGGCGACGATCGACTTCACCCGGGACGGTAAAACGGACAGCGTTGACGCCACCCTCGGGGATTCGGCAAAGCAGTAA
- a CDS encoding electron transfer flavoprotein subunit beta/FixA family protein gives MQESATHPLNIVVLVKHVPDAQFDRHLTGPGHTLNRAESILSELDEYALEAALQLAEARGGESAGNRVTALAMGPAAAVNAVKKSLQIGAYAGVHLADDALAGSDAAGTSLALAAAVRTIAESQGPVDLVITGMASTDGETSLVPAQLAERLQLAQVTFASELDVVDVDGAPVVKARRDGDSFTETVEAPLPALVSVTDQANSPRYPNFKGIMAAKKKPVTVLTLAEIGVDPAQVGHDGAWTAVAASAPRPPRSQGTIITDDGTAGVQLVDYLAAQKLI, from the coding sequence ATGCAGGAGTCAGCCACCCATCCGCTGAACATTGTTGTCTTGGTAAAGCATGTCCCCGACGCGCAGTTTGACCGGCACCTCACCGGCCCCGGGCATACCTTGAACCGCGCCGAGAGCATCCTCTCCGAACTGGACGAGTACGCCCTTGAGGCGGCACTGCAGCTGGCCGAGGCCCGCGGCGGGGAGAGCGCCGGGAACCGGGTGACTGCCCTGGCCATGGGCCCGGCGGCAGCAGTGAACGCGGTGAAGAAGTCCCTGCAGATCGGCGCCTATGCAGGCGTGCACCTGGCCGACGACGCCCTGGCCGGTTCCGATGCAGCCGGCACCTCGCTGGCTCTTGCCGCTGCGGTACGCACCATCGCTGAATCCCAGGGGCCGGTGGACCTGGTCATCACGGGCATGGCCTCCACGGACGGTGAGACCTCGCTGGTTCCCGCGCAGCTCGCCGAAAGGCTGCAGCTGGCACAGGTGACCTTTGCTTCCGAACTCGACGTAGTGGACGTCGACGGCGCCCCGGTTGTGAAGGCGCGCCGCGACGGTGACTCCTTCACCGAAACCGTTGAGGCGCCGCTGCCGGCCCTGGTATCGGTGACGGACCAGGCCAACAGTCCCCGCTATCCGAACTTCAAGGGCATCATGGCAGCGAAGAAGAAACCCGTTACGGTGCTGACACTCGCCGAGATCGGAGTGGACCCGGCGCAGGTGGGGCACGACGGCGCCTGGACGGCAGTAGCCGCCTCCGCTCCGCGGCCGCCGCGCTCGCAGGGAACCATCATCACCGACGACGGCACCGCCGGCGTGCAGCTGGTGGACTACCTTGCCGCGCAGAAACTGATCTAA
- a CDS encoding DUF6328 family protein — MGDTPAERDPDRGETPLQKQDRNWTDLLQELRVLQTGIQILTGFLLTLPFQQRFTELNPVQVGIYLCLVVLSVLVTALLLSTVVMHRAFFQRRIKGNLVDSADLLLRLTLVLVGLILVGTIGLVFDLVLSGAAGAIAAVSVAVVVALLWLLLPLLLRRQALRRRTARQRRPRRERTRRTKGGRR, encoded by the coding sequence ATGGGCGATACTCCGGCGGAACGGGACCCGGACCGCGGTGAGACCCCGCTGCAGAAGCAGGACCGGAACTGGACGGACCTGCTGCAGGAGCTGCGGGTGCTCCAGACCGGCATCCAGATCCTGACCGGATTCCTGCTGACGCTGCCGTTCCAGCAGCGCTTCACCGAACTGAACCCGGTCCAGGTGGGCATCTACCTGTGCCTGGTGGTGCTTTCGGTGCTTGTCACCGCGCTGCTGCTGTCAACGGTGGTGATGCACCGCGCCTTCTTCCAGCGGCGGATCAAGGGGAACCTCGTGGACAGCGCGGACCTGCTGCTGCGCCTTACCTTGGTACTGGTGGGCCTGATCCTGGTCGGGACCATTGGCCTGGTGTTCGACCTCGTACTCTCCGGTGCAGCCGGCGCCATAGCCGCAGTATCGGTGGCGGTTGTCGTGGCCCTGCTGTGGCTGCTCCTGCCTCTTCTCCTGAGGCGGCAGGCCCTGCGCCGACGCACGGCCCGGCAGCGCCGGCCCCGGCGGGAACGCACCAGACGGACGAAGGGCGGGCGCCGGTAG